Proteins from one Gimesia maris genomic window:
- a CDS encoding sulfatase — translation MYLKSALALLLATVLLLGLPELQAVEKQQAAKPNIVIILCDDLGYGDLACYGHPVIKTPHLDQLASEGMRLTDCYASAPVCSPSRAGLLTGRTPNRLGVYDWIPEGHPMHLKRDEVTVAQLLQQAGYDTAHVGKWHCNGMFNSKEQPQPGDHGFRHWFSTQNNALPTHENPNNFVRNGKPLGEIEGFSCQIVADEGIRWLSDWREKEKPFFLHVCFHEPHERVASPPALVETYLDKSLYEDQAQYFANVANMDRAVGKLLIKLDELKVADNTLVFFTSDNGPETLNRYGKGSRRSWGSPGVLRGMKLHIYEGGIRVPGIVRWPGKIKAGQEIATPVCSVDLLPTFCEIAGVAVPDQRPLDGASLLPLFAGNKIERTTPLFWNYYRAYSTPRVAMREGDWKVVAHWSGPEGIIPLGGNVNSVSQEIIKNAKLTKFELYNLKDDISEQHNLAWQEQKRLDTLKKKLVQKYAAVQKEGPVWDTSEYDQSRKKTMIKKTSK, via the coding sequence ATGTATCTCAAAAGTGCGCTTGCCCTGCTGTTGGCAACAGTCCTGTTACTTGGTTTGCCTGAATTGCAGGCTGTCGAAAAACAACAGGCTGCCAAACCGAATATCGTGATAATTCTCTGTGACGATCTGGGTTATGGTGATCTGGCCTGTTATGGTCACCCCGTGATCAAAACACCTCATCTGGACCAACTGGCCTCCGAGGGGATGCGGCTGACGGACTGTTATGCCAGTGCTCCTGTCTGTTCTCCGTCGCGGGCTGGTTTGCTGACGGGACGGACTCCGAATCGTCTGGGCGTGTATGACTGGATTCCCGAAGGTCATCCGATGCATCTCAAGCGGGATGAAGTCACCGTAGCGCAACTGCTGCAGCAGGCGGGCTATGACACCGCGCATGTGGGGAAGTGGCATTGCAATGGCATGTTCAATTCCAAAGAACAGCCGCAACCGGGCGATCATGGTTTTCGTCACTGGTTCAGCACCCAGAACAACGCCCTGCCCACGCATGAGAATCCCAATAATTTTGTGCGGAACGGAAAGCCACTGGGTGAGATCGAAGGGTTTTCCTGCCAGATCGTCGCCGATGAAGGAATTCGCTGGTTGAGTGACTGGCGCGAGAAAGAGAAACCCTTTTTTCTGCATGTCTGTTTTCACGAACCGCACGAGCGGGTGGCTTCTCCCCCTGCACTGGTGGAAACATATCTCGACAAGAGTCTGTATGAAGATCAGGCACAGTACTTCGCGAATGTCGCAAATATGGACCGTGCCGTCGGAAAACTGTTGATAAAACTGGATGAACTGAAGGTCGCCGACAATACACTGGTGTTCTTCACATCTGACAATGGGCCCGAAACATTGAATCGCTATGGGAAAGGCTCAAGACGCTCCTGGGGATCTCCGGGTGTGCTGCGTGGCATGAAACTGCATATCTACGAAGGGGGAATTCGTGTGCCGGGCATTGTCCGCTGGCCGGGAAAAATCAAGGCGGGCCAGGAGATTGCGACACCCGTCTGCAGTGTAGACCTGCTGCCGACCTTCTGTGAAATCGCAGGCGTCGCAGTGCCTGATCAGCGCCCCCTGGATGGTGCCAGTCTGCTACCCCTCTTTGCCGGGAATAAGATTGAGAGAACAACGCCTCTGTTCTGGAATTACTATCGTGCATACAGTACGCCACGTGTAGCGATGCGCGAGGGGGACTGGAAAGTTGTCGCGCACTGGAGTGGCCCGGAAGGCATCATCCCTCTGGGAGGAAACGTCAATTCCGTTTCACAGGAGATTATCAAGAACGCGAAGCTGACAAAGTTCGAACTATATAACTTGAAAGACGACATCAGCGAGCAACATAATCTGGCCTGGCAGGAACAGAAACGACTGGACACATTGAAGAAAAAGCTGGTGCAGAAGTACGCGGCTGTTCAGAAGGAAGGTCCTGTCTGGGATACCAGCGAATACGATCAGAGCCGGAAAAAAACAATGATCAAAAAAACGTCGAAATGA